The Sphingorhabdus sp. Alg231-15 genome has a segment encoding these proteins:
- a CDS encoding AraC family transcriptional regulator N-terminal domain-containing protein, translating into MNKAQELSDIIGRHQTFDGIEPCALPRVKLIRSKTTTASMPTIYEPSLCLVAQGRKHVVLGHLDYVYDASQYLVASVDLPLQGSIIEASEERPYLCISLDLNVTVLSELLLEHGTGAPKTTSKPGIALSTVTPDLIDAMVRLLRLLDTPEDIPALAPLAEREILYRLLTGEQREMMRHIANAESHLSQISRAIIWIKNHYAKPFSIDRLAQEAGMSSSSLHEHFKAVTTYTPLQYRTRLRLQEARRIMVSDALDAASAGFKVGYESPSQFSRDYSRIFGAPPMQDAQRLRATPDFAMA; encoded by the coding sequence ATGAACAAAGCGCAGGAATTGAGCGATATCATCGGTCGTCATCAGACTTTTGACGGCATCGAGCCGTGCGCATTGCCGCGGGTTAAGCTTATACGATCCAAGACGACCACGGCATCCATGCCGACAATTTATGAGCCTTCTCTATGCCTTGTCGCGCAAGGCCGGAAACATGTGGTCCTGGGTCATTTGGACTATGTTTATGATGCATCCCAATATCTTGTGGCGTCCGTTGATCTGCCGCTGCAAGGTTCCATCATCGAAGCAAGCGAGGAACGCCCTTATTTATGCATCAGCCTTGACCTCAATGTAACGGTTCTCAGTGAACTGTTGCTGGAACATGGGACCGGTGCACCCAAGACCACATCAAAACCTGGAATAGCACTCAGTACCGTCACGCCAGATCTTATCGACGCGATGGTCCGCTTGCTGCGTCTACTCGACACGCCAGAAGATATTCCTGCACTTGCCCCTTTGGCGGAGCGCGAAATTCTTTACCGGCTGTTGACCGGTGAACAGAGGGAGATGATGCGTCATATTGCCAATGCTGAAAGTCATCTCAGCCAGATCAGCAGAGCAATTATCTGGATCAAAAACCATTATGCTAAGCCATTCAGCATTGATCGGCTGGCACAGGAAGCTGGAATGAGTAGCTCGTCATTGCACGAGCATTTCAAGGCTGTGACAACCTACACTCCGCTACAATATCGGACTCGCCTTCGCTTGCAGGAAGCCCGTAGGATCATGGTTTCCGACGCCCTGGACGCGGCCAGTGCGGGTTTCAAGGTGGGTTATGAAAGCCCGTCCCAGTTCAGCCGTGACTATTCCCGGATATTTGGCGCGCCGCCGATGCAAGATGCGCAACGGCTGCGGGCGACTCCCGATTTTGCCATGGCGTAA
- a CDS encoding protein-L-isoaspartate O-methyltransferase family protein — protein MGHENFSEMRKAMVVSQLRTTDVSDPRVIAAMSHVARENFVPASARNIAYSDRGVNIGEGRSLNAPLATGRLLNTAELTKNDTVLLIGAATGYTAAVIADLAGSVVAVEQSAKLAAKAKSNLADLDNVQVERRNHVDGFAAQGPYSVIVIDGIVEEFPAALAKQLAPEGRLVGAIMDKGVARLAIGHKVGETIGYQYFADCGGVALPGFEKAKSFSF, from the coding sequence GTGGGTCACGAAAACTTCAGTGAAATGCGCAAAGCGATGGTTGTCAGCCAATTACGAACGACCGATGTCAGCGATCCTCGTGTTATTGCTGCGATGAGCCATGTGGCTCGCGAAAATTTTGTTCCAGCCTCCGCCCGCAATATCGCTTATTCTGATCGTGGTGTTAATATTGGTGAAGGGCGTTCGCTCAACGCACCGCTCGCCACCGGTCGATTGCTGAACACCGCAGAACTGACCAAAAATGATACGGTCCTGCTTATCGGTGCAGCGACCGGCTATACGGCTGCGGTCATCGCAGATCTGGCGGGCTCGGTCGTCGCAGTCGAACAGTCAGCCAAGCTGGCCGCAAAAGCGAAGTCTAATCTTGCTGACCTGGACAATGTGCAGGTCGAAAGAAGAAATCATGTTGATGGCTTCGCCGCCCAGGGTCCTTATTCCGTTATCGTTATTGACGGTATTGTCGAAGAATTTCCGGCAGCATTGGCCAAGCAACTGGCTCCCGAAGGTCGTCTGGTTGGCGCGATCATGGATAAGGGTGTTGCAAGACTTGCGATCGGGCACAAGGTTGGCGAGACAATCGGATACCAATATTTCGCGGATTGTGGCGGCGTTGCCCTGCCCGGCTTCGAAAAAGCGAAAAGTTTCAGTTTCTAA
- a CDS encoding TolC family outer membrane protein: MSKRIMLLSAVAIATFSTSAHADTLREAFVAAYKTNPTLSGAQAAQRAEDENVAIAKADGRPNSGSRFTFQENFLRNSNSFNAPLRQVSAGGELNVPIYSGGRVKNAVRAAKTRVAAGQYSLRGTEASLFSNVVAAYMDVMRDEAVVRLNRANVGVLSVNLEATSDRFEIGDLTRTDVAQSESRLEVAKGELESARANLISSKENYIALVGQVPGELQSPPPLPNLPKAPDEAVDIALQSNPDLLAAKERSAASEIDIKAARGAVKPTIEAYAQGSYVNFLNTLGGNVPGVNVVQEQSNAEAGVRLTVPIYQGGRPAAQVRQAQARSGQAYEQVIAAERDVIAQTRAAYSSWRASERVIQSSERAVAASALSLEGVRAENSVGNRTILDILNAEQELLNAQVQLVTARRNSYVAGFTLLAAMGRAEARDLGLEGGPLYDPEVNYERVKDQFYDFQTDPDPEPKATRTIDTPAQTADIEPLPETGQRD, translated from the coding sequence ATGAGTAAGCGCATTATGTTGCTTAGCGCTGTCGCCATTGCAACTTTCTCCACATCAGCGCATGCGGACACACTTCGCGAAGCGTTTGTCGCGGCATACAAGACGAACCCGACATTATCCGGCGCTCAGGCAGCGCAGCGTGCGGAGGATGAAAATGTCGCAATCGCTAAAGCCGATGGACGACCGAATTCGGGTTCCAGATTTACTTTTCAGGAAAATTTCCTGCGCAACTCGAATAGTTTTAATGCTCCTCTTCGCCAAGTCAGCGCGGGCGGCGAGCTTAATGTCCCGATTTATTCTGGTGGCAGAGTCAAAAACGCGGTGCGTGCAGCGAAGACCCGGGTTGCCGCTGGCCAATATAGTCTGCGCGGAACTGAAGCCAGCCTGTTCAGCAATGTGGTCGCAGCCTATATGGATGTAATGCGCGACGAAGCTGTGGTGCGACTAAATCGTGCGAATGTCGGCGTGCTTTCCGTAAATTTGGAAGCGACCAGTGATCGCTTCGAAATTGGTGACCTGACCCGGACCGATGTCGCCCAGTCCGAATCACGACTAGAGGTCGCTAAAGGAGAACTAGAATCGGCTCGGGCTAATCTGATCTCAAGCAAGGAAAACTATATCGCCTTGGTAGGACAGGTTCCCGGCGAATTGCAATCGCCTCCACCGCTGCCCAATCTCCCGAAAGCGCCTGACGAAGCAGTGGATATCGCTCTGCAATCTAATCCTGATCTGCTCGCCGCCAAAGAACGAAGCGCAGCATCGGAAATTGATATCAAGGCGGCCCGCGGCGCTGTTAAACCCACTATCGAAGCCTATGCACAAGGCAGTTATGTGAATTTTCTCAACACATTGGGCGGTAATGTTCCGGGAGTGAACGTTGTTCAGGAACAATCGAACGCGGAAGCTGGAGTGCGCCTGACCGTGCCAATCTACCAAGGAGGTCGGCCCGCCGCGCAAGTCCGCCAAGCACAAGCGCGGTCTGGCCAAGCCTATGAGCAGGTCATTGCAGCAGAGCGCGATGTCATCGCGCAAACGCGCGCGGCCTATTCCAGCTGGCGCGCGTCCGAACGGGTGATCCAGTCTTCTGAACGTGCTGTAGCGGCCAGCGCCTTGTCTCTGGAAGGTGTTCGCGCTGAAAATAGTGTTGGAAACAGGACTATATTGGATATTTTGAATGCCGAACAAGAATTGCTGAACGCTCAGGTCCAACTGGTGACAGCGCGTCGAAACAGCTATGTTGCAGGATTTACTTTACTTGCGGCAATGGGCCGTGCCGAAGCACGTGATCTCGGGTTGGAAGGCGGACCGCTCTATGATCCCGAAGTCAATTACGAGCGCGTAAAGGATCAGTTTTACGATTTTCAGACGGATCCTGATCCTGAACCGAAGGCGACACGTACGATTGATACGCCAGCACAAACCGCTGATATTGAACCTCTGCCTGAAACAGGACAACGCGACTAA
- a CDS encoding DUF2497 domain-containing protein, translated as MAEQNKESSMEEILSSIKRIIAEDKAIETDRPADKEEDAAEAKATSPRLKPVVDNVTPIAPLPKNIATKKENTKKPVVNTTDDDGVLELTNEVMDNGPSSAHGVFGDRRKEERLINDQKLDSMRQSLSALVAMEGTKSSQPAKSSQQTSLEDLTRDLMRPMLKEWLDQNLPQLVEEMVAREIQRLNDQ; from the coding sequence ATGGCGGAACAAAATAAAGAATCGTCCATGGAAGAGATTCTGTCATCAATTAAGCGAATCATCGCCGAGGATAAAGCGATTGAGACCGATCGCCCAGCGGACAAAGAAGAAGATGCTGCCGAAGCGAAAGCCACTTCGCCTCGCCTCAAGCCTGTCGTTGACAATGTGACACCGATCGCACCATTGCCGAAAAACATAGCCACCAAAAAAGAAAACACCAAAAAGCCTGTTGTAAACACCACAGATGATGACGGTGTGCTTGAATTGACCAACGAGGTCATGGACAACGGCCCAAGTTCGGCGCACGGTGTTTTTGGTGACCGCCGTAAGGAAGAACGGCTGATCAACGATCAAAAGCTTGATTCGATGCGCCAATCGCTGTCTGCGCTTGTAGCCATGGAAGGTACCAAGAGCTCGCAACCAGCCAAGTCCAGCCAGCAGACATCCTTGGAAGACCTGACCCGTGACCTCATGCGGCCGATGCTAAAAGAATGGCTCGATCAGAATTTACCGCAACTGGTTGAGGAAATGGTTGCTCGCGAAATTCAGCGCCTTAACGACCAGTAA
- a CDS encoding S9 family peptidase, giving the protein MTAEDLATLKRVGSVAVSPDEKWTAFGVTETNPESYKRTTALYLLDLSTPKARPVRIADQANASEHSPSFSADGKRLYYLSDISESEQLWQVAINAGGQTGEPVQASDLKADIAGFKLSPKGDKIAVWGDIAKDCPTFGCAEIKDNDGNRALPGPGTGREYDELFVRHWSSWETPGVYSRIFAFDLQDGKLSGTAMPLDGDLVGDSPSKPFGGGEEISWSPSGRGLAFVLRKADRNEPKSTDLDIYGVAISSGKPKQMPGNGDATDTLPAFSPDDEWRAWAAMERPGYESDRKVIKLHRKGEKEPVVLAGDWDRSVSSITWTPDSKALIVTASEVLDYAAFRVDIADGSVTRLTKNGSVGNIIPLKDGSMIFTKKSLQAPVDIYRRAADGTVTQLTNINGNALAEIDEVAVERFNFKGAGGHQVWGQIIKPAGAKGKLPMAFLVHGGPQGSFGDSWSTRWNPKVMASQGYAVVTIDFHGSAGYGQEFMDSINQDWGGKPLEDLKLGHAAALKVDKQIDGTRSCALGASYGGYMMNWIAGQWPDQFDCIINHAGIFDLRSFAFSTEELWFDQWDHGGPWWERADPEKWNPIQHIDKWKTPTLFIHGEKDFRIPYTQSLMPFTYAQERNIPSKLLIFADENHWVLKGKNSVQWHNTVFDWMARWTKEGQSE; this is encoded by the coding sequence ATGACTGCGGAAGACCTAGCGACGCTAAAACGAGTCGGTTCCGTTGCCGTGTCTCCTGACGAAAAATGGACAGCCTTTGGCGTCACCGAGACCAATCCCGAAAGCTATAAACGAACAACGGCGCTCTATTTGCTCGATCTGAGCACACCGAAAGCTCGTCCGGTTCGCATTGCCGACCAAGCGAATGCCAGTGAACATAGCCCATCATTCTCTGCGGACGGCAAGCGGCTGTATTATCTCTCTGATATCAGCGAATCGGAGCAGCTTTGGCAAGTCGCGATAAACGCAGGGGGGCAAACCGGAGAGCCGGTACAGGCCAGTGATCTCAAGGCCGATATTGCCGGTTTCAAATTGTCACCAAAGGGCGATAAGATTGCGGTCTGGGGCGATATCGCAAAAGACTGCCCGACATTTGGTTGTGCTGAAATCAAAGACAATGATGGCAATCGCGCCCTGCCCGGCCCCGGCACCGGACGCGAATATGACGAACTTTTCGTCCGTCACTGGTCGAGTTGGGAAACCCCTGGAGTTTACAGCCGTATTTTTGCTTTTGACTTACAGGATGGAAAACTCAGCGGCACAGCCATGCCACTAGATGGAGATCTCGTCGGCGACAGTCCCTCAAAGCCTTTTGGCGGCGGGGAAGAAATTTCCTGGTCCCCAAGCGGACGTGGGCTCGCCTTTGTTCTGCGTAAAGCGGATCGCAATGAACCCAAGTCGACTGATTTAGATATCTACGGTGTTGCCATATCTTCTGGTAAGCCCAAGCAAATGCCGGGTAATGGCGATGCTACCGACACACTCCCTGCTTTTTCTCCGGATGACGAATGGCGGGCATGGGCCGCGATGGAGCGCCCTGGCTATGAGAGCGACCGGAAAGTGATCAAATTGCACCGCAAGGGCGAGAAAGAACCGGTGGTACTTGCCGGTGACTGGGATCGCTCTGTCAGTTCAATCACCTGGACGCCCGATAGCAAGGCTTTGATCGTCACCGCTTCTGAAGTCCTGGACTATGCCGCCTTTCGTGTTGATATTGCCGATGGCAGCGTGACACGTCTGACCAAAAACGGCAGTGTCGGTAATATCATACCGCTTAAAGACGGATCAATGATCTTCACCAAAAAGAGCCTGCAGGCACCTGTTGATATCTATCGGCGGGCTGCTGATGGGACGGTGACGCAGCTTACCAATATCAACGGTAATGCGTTGGCGGAGATTGACGAAGTGGCCGTGGAACGGTTCAATTTCAAAGGGGCTGGAGGCCATCAGGTCTGGGGTCAGATCATCAAGCCGGCAGGCGCGAAGGGCAAGCTGCCGATGGCGTTCCTGGTTCATGGCGGCCCTCAGGGCAGCTTCGGTGATAGCTGGTCAACCCGTTGGAATCCCAAGGTAATGGCGTCGCAAGGCTATGCGGTCGTGACAATCGATTTCCATGGCTCGGCTGGCTATGGTCAGGAATTCATGGATAGCATCAATCAGGATTGGGGGGGCAAGCCGCTCGAAGACCTGAAACTCGGTCATGCAGCGGCGCTGAAAGTTGACAAGCAGATTGACGGTACACGGTCCTGCGCCTTGGGTGCCAGCTATGGCGGCTATATGATGAACTGGATTGCTGGCCAATGGCCGGACCAGTTTGACTGCATCATCAACCATGCCGGTATATTCGACCTGCGCAGCTTTGCCTTCTCGACCGAAGAATTGTGGTTCGATCAATGGGATCATGGCGGCCCGTGGTGGGAACGTGCTGATCCGGAAAAATGGAATCCGATCCAGCATATCGACAAATGGAAGACACCGACTTTGTTCATCCATGGCGAGAAGGATTTCCGCATACCCTATACCCAGTCACTAATGCCGTTCACCTATGCACAGGAACGCAATATCCCATCCAAGCTGTTGATTTTCGCAGATGAAAACCACTGGGTACTGAAGGGAAAAAATAGCGTCCAATGGCACAATACGGTGTTCGACTGGATGGCTCGATGGACCAAGGAAGGCCAAAGCGAATGA
- a CDS encoding enoyl-CoA hydratase/isomerase family protein: MSFFPTETDGDTVIVTLTNAPRNTLSTELLNEGTEVFRKLAEDEPKGGVVLTGAGEHFTCGMDTKIAASLDEEGQKQAIAAINAFAASLHRLPCAFVCAVNGNAIGAGGIMMLCADWIYAASGNYKIGLPEAKAGLPFPPVPQAILDHWLEPSWRRRLALSSMLLKPNEAIGAGLVEATLMPGDLIEKSVAKAQELNAQPGFAACKRQLRAKANAEIDAILNG; this comes from the coding sequence ATGAGCTTTTTTCCCACCGAAACTGATGGCGACACCGTTATCGTCACCCTAACCAACGCGCCGCGTAACACGCTGTCGACCGAATTGCTCAATGAGGGCACCGAAGTTTTCCGGAAATTGGCGGAAGATGAACCTAAGGGTGGCGTTGTGCTTACCGGTGCTGGCGAGCATTTCACCTGCGGAATGGATACCAAGATCGCCGCGTCACTCGATGAAGAAGGACAAAAACAAGCCATTGCGGCGATCAACGCTTTTGCCGCATCGCTTCACCGCCTACCCTGTGCGTTTGTCTGCGCGGTGAATGGAAACGCCATTGGCGCTGGCGGAATCATGATGCTGTGCGCCGATTGGATTTATGCGGCTTCCGGAAATTACAAAATCGGTCTGCCCGAAGCGAAGGCGGGCCTGCCTTTCCCGCCTGTTCCGCAGGCGATATTGGACCATTGGCTGGAGCCCTCATGGCGGCGGCGCCTGGCGCTGTCGAGCATGCTGCTGAAACCCAATGAGGCGATTGGCGCCGGATTGGTTGAAGCGACCCTGATGCCGGGCGATTTAATCGAGAAGTCGGTGGCAAAGGCGCAAGAGCTGAACGCGCAACCGGGATTTGCTGCATGCAAGCGTCAGTTGCGCGCGAAAGCCAATGCCGAAATAGATGCAATTTTGAACGGTTGA
- a CDS encoding valine--tRNA ligase: MTLDKNFDPAAIEARWYAHWEQSGQFRPERDDAEPFTIVNPPPNVTGSLHIGHALDNTLQDIIIRHERLKGKDALWVVGMDHAGIATQMVVERQMNERQQKRTDFTREEFVEKVWEWKEESGGTITGQLRRLGCSMDWSNERFTMDEGMNEAVLKVFVDLYNDGLIYRDKRLVNWDPALKTAISDLEVETTDMKGSFWHFKYPLADGVKLDNGQDYIEVATTRPETMLADMAVAVHPSDDRYKSVIGKEIEQPITGRRFKIVADEHADPELGSGAVKITPGHDFNDFEVGKRAGFAAGEMLNMLDGEANVCQSADGLVPDEFIGLHRFKKDGVSGARELVVQRMKELGCLIPHVTKNKDGEEVEHDAEPRTIATPFGDRGGVVIEPWLTDQWYVDAETLAQPAIKAVRDGSIEIVPKTWEKTWFNWMENIQPWCVSRQLWWGHRIPAWFGFELHGENRLSIHIPDNDELRNAGSTINDKVFVSESERSMIDAAKEFYNREIVVVADRTAAVAYTLDNPEKMATHAPVWQDPDVLDTWFSSALWPFGTLGWPEETDDLKRHYPNDLLISGFDILFFWDARMAMQGIQFMKDVPWKRLYLHGLVRAEDGSKMSKSKGNVVDPLGLIDQYGADALRFFMAAMESQGRDIKMDDKRVEGYRNFATKLWNASRFCEVNGIGASKTLRAPEAKLPVNRWIISEVTETLATLDKALGDLRFDAAANTIYHFTWDRFCDWYLELIKPLLQGDDAAAANETRAVAGWVLDQIIVMLHPFMPFITEELWHSMASETGGRNYDLIVAKWPEPKADIDEEAKAEVDWLIRLISATRTAKVELNIAPGTKMTAHVRDGDDALQQRIARQASALDRVGRLESFSFDPAPEGATAQIVIDGATYVLPLAGAIDIDAEKARLGKALEGVSKEAKSLEGRLGNANFVEKAKPEAVEKARADLADKTAEAERLQAALARLG; encoded by the coding sequence ATGACATTAGACAAAAATTTCGATCCGGCGGCCATTGAAGCGCGCTGGTATGCACATTGGGAACAATCCGGCCAGTTTCGCCCTGAACGGGATGATGCGGAGCCGTTTACGATCGTCAATCCGCCGCCCAATGTTACCGGAAGTTTGCACATTGGTCACGCACTCGACAATACGTTGCAGGATATCATCATCCGTCACGAACGGCTGAAGGGCAAAGATGCGCTTTGGGTTGTCGGCATGGACCATGCGGGTATTGCGACCCAAATGGTTGTCGAGCGGCAAATGAACGAGCGTCAGCAAAAACGCACCGATTTTACCCGTGAAGAATTTGTCGAAAAAGTCTGGGAATGGAAAGAGGAATCCGGTGGTACAATCACTGGTCAGCTCCGCCGTCTCGGCTGTTCGATGGACTGGTCGAACGAACGTTTCACCATGGACGAAGGCATGAACGAAGCGGTGCTCAAGGTCTTTGTTGATCTCTATAATGATGGCCTGATTTACCGTGACAAGCGGCTGGTCAACTGGGATCCAGCGCTGAAAACCGCGATTTCCGATCTGGAAGTTGAAACCACCGATATGAAGGGCAGCTTCTGGCATTTCAAATATCCGCTGGCTGACGGTGTGAAATTGGATAACGGGCAAGATTATATTGAGGTCGCGACCACACGCCCGGAAACAATGCTCGCCGATATGGCGGTCGCCGTGCACCCTAGCGACGATCGCTATAAGAGCGTGATCGGCAAAGAGATTGAACAGCCGATTACTGGGCGTAGATTTAAGATCGTCGCCGACGAACATGCTGATCCTGAATTGGGCAGCGGCGCGGTGAAAATCACACCGGGCCATGACTTTAACGATTTCGAAGTCGGCAAGCGCGCCGGTTTTGCGGCTGGCGAAATGCTCAACATGCTCGATGGCGAAGCCAATGTTTGCCAGAGCGCTGACGGCCTGGTGCCCGACGAATTTATTGGCCTGCATCGTTTCAAGAAAGATGGTGTGAGTGGTGCCCGCGAACTGGTGGTGCAACGGATGAAGGAGCTCGGCTGTCTGATCCCGCACGTTACCAAAAACAAGGATGGCGAAGAAGTAGAACATGACGCCGAGCCGCGCACCATCGCGACACCTTTTGGTGATCGCGGCGGCGTGGTGATTGAACCGTGGCTGACCGACCAATGGTATGTTGATGCCGAAACTTTGGCGCAACCTGCAATCAAGGCCGTCCGCGATGGCAGCATTGAGATCGTACCGAAGACCTGGGAAAAGACCTGGTTCAACTGGATGGAAAATATCCAGCCTTGGTGTGTGTCGCGCCAGCTATGGTGGGGGCATCGGATACCAGCTTGGTTTGGATTCGAACTGCACGGTGAAAATCGGCTTTCTATTCACATTCCGGATAACGACGAACTTCGCAACGCTGGATCGACAATCAATGACAAGGTCTTTGTCTCTGAATCCGAAAGAAGTATGATTGATGCTGCCAAAGAATTCTACAATCGCGAAATTGTTGTAGTTGCAGATAGAACAGCAGCGGTAGCATACACACTAGATAATCCTGAAAAGATGGCTACTCATGCTCCGGTATGGCAAGATCCTGACGTCCTCGACACATGGTTCTCCTCTGCTCTCTGGCCGTTCGGCACACTGGGCTGGCCCGAAGAAACCGACGACCTCAAGCGCCACTACCCCAATGATCTGCTGATCTCCGGCTTTGATATCCTGTTCTTCTGGGATGCGCGCATGGCGATGCAGGGCATTCAATTTATGAAGGATGTTCCGTGGAAGCGGCTCTATCTGCACGGGCTGGTCCGCGCCGAAGATGGTTCGAAAATGTCAAAATCCAAGGGCAATGTGGTCGATCCGCTCGGCCTGATTGATCAATATGGCGCTGATGCTTTGCGCTTCTTCATGGCGGCAATGGAAAGCCAGGGCCGCGACATCAAGATGGATGACAAGCGGGTTGAGGGCTATCGCAACTTTGCGACCAAGCTGTGGAATGCCTCGCGCTTCTGTGAAGTGAATGGCATTGGCGCGAGCAAAACGCTACGTGCGCCAGAAGCCAAGCTGCCGGTCAACCGCTGGATTATTTCAGAAGTCACCGAAACCCTGGCGACACTCGACAAGGCGCTGGGCGACCTGCGTTTTGATGCTGCGGCGAACACGATTTATCACTTCACTTGGGATCGGTTCTGCGACTGGTATCTCGAACTGATCAAACCGCTTCTGCAAGGCGATGATGCCGCGGCTGCGAATGAAACCCGCGCGGTTGCCGGTTGGGTGCTCGACCAGATCATTGTCATGCTCCACCCGTTCATGCCGTTCATTACCGAAGAATTATGGCACAGCATGGCTTCGGAAACCGGTGGCCGGAACTATGATCTGATTGTTGCGAAATGGCCTGAGCCAAAAGCGGACATTGACGAGGAAGCCAAGGCGGAAGTGGACTGGCTCATTCGCCTGATCTCTGCAACCCGTACAGCGAAGGTCGAACTCAACATCGCGCCGGGCACCAAGATGACCGCCCATGTTCGCGATGGCGATGATGCCTTGCAGCAACGGATTGCACGGCAGGCATCTGCGCTGGATCGGGTCGGCCGTTTGGAGAGTTTCTCCTTTGATCCTGCTCCTGAGGGCGCAACCGCACAAATCGTTATCGACGGTGCAACCTATGTGCTGCCCCTGGCTGGTGCGATTGATATTGATGCGGAAAAAGCGCGTCTTGGCAAAGCGCTGGAAGGCGTGTCCAAGGAAGCCAAGTCTCTCGAAGGCCGACTGGGCAACGCCAATTTTGTCGAGAAAGCCAAACCGGAAGCAGTGGAAAAAGCGCGGGCGGACTTGGCTGATAAGACTGCTGAGGCTGAACGCTTGCAAGCGGCTCTTGCGCGTTTGGGGTAA
- a CDS encoding GxxExxY protein: MVDLENRASRVIDAALGVHVDLGPGLLESVYEQVLANRLRKLGMKVDRQMPVGTRIDGLDFPGAFRADILVDDSLLLEIKAVERLFPIHTRQTLTYLRLMKLPLGLLINFGGITLKEGLRRVANNYRLPRTNSR, from the coding sequence GTGGTCGATCTTGAGAATAGAGCAAGCCGGGTAATTGATGCGGCACTGGGCGTTCATGTTGATTTGGGGCCTGGTCTGTTGGAATCGGTTTATGAGCAGGTTCTCGCTAACCGGTTGCGCAAGCTAGGCATGAAGGTTGATCGCCAAATGCCCGTCGGCACGCGGATTGATGGTTTGGATTTTCCCGGCGCTTTTCGGGCGGACATACTGGTCGACGACAGCCTACTGCTAGAAATCAAAGCCGTGGAACGGCTTTTTCCAATCCATACCCGTCAGACACTAACCTACCTACGGCTCATGAAACTGCCATTGGGCCTCCTCATCAATTTCGGCGGTATCACATTGAAAGAAGGACTCAGGCGCGTAGCAAACAATTACCGCCTACCCCGAACAAATAGCCGCTAA